The genomic interval TATTTCGGCGAAAAAGTTTACGATACAAAAATTCCAAGAGCAGTGAGATTGGCCGAAGCGCCGAGCTACGGAAAACCGATTATTCTTTACGATAGATATTCAAAGGGAACAGAAGCTTATGTCTGTCTTGCCAAGGAATTTCTAAAACGACAGTCGTAAGCATTAAGCCATAAGCGCTAAGCCAGAAGCATAAAAAAACTATTTTCTTAACTTAATTCTTACAACTTATAACTTACCACTTACCAATTATCACTGAAAAAAGGAGTTTACAATGGTGCACAAAGCGTTAGGGCGGGGGTTAGGCTCTCTTATACCCGGGGCCGAAAAGGGGGCAGCAAGAAGTTTCCTGGAACAAGGCATAAAAATTCATATAGATAGAATAAAGCCGAACAGAAACCAGCCGAGAGAAAGATTTGACGAGACAAAATTAAGAGAACTTTCAGAATCCATAGAAAAGCACGGGCTTGCCCAGCCGATTCTGGTAACCCCGTCAAAAATCCCGGGCGAATATGAGCTTATTGCAGGCGAAAGACGATTAAGAGCCTGTCGAATGGCAGGATTAAAAGAAGTTTGGTCGGTAGTAAGAAATACGCCTGAAGACAAAAGATTTCAGCTTTCTTTGATAGAAAATATTCAAAGGGAAAATTTAAACCCTATTGAAGAAGGGAAGGCTTACAAAAAATTAATGGATGACTTTGACCACACTCAGGAAGAATTGTCAAAGCTGGTTGCAAAAGACCGCGCAGTTATTGCAAACACTTTAAGGCTGTTAAATCTGCCTGAAGATATACAAGAATCAATTGCAGAAGGTTTAATTTCCGCAGGACACGGCAGGATGCTTGCGGGAATTTCAGACGAAGAAAAACAAAAACATCTGGCAGAAAAAATCGTAAAAGAAAAACTTACCGTCCGAGAAATTGAAAGGCTTATCGCTGAATGGAAAGCGGGCAAGATAAAAGGCAGCAGAAAGAGCAGAAAAGCGGAGCCCGAACTAAAATATCTTGCGGAAGAGCTTCAAAGAAAGCTTGGGACAAAAATAAATATTTCAGGAACCTCAAAAAAAGGAAAAATCGGGATCCACTATTATTCCCTTGAAGAGCTTGAAAGAATAACAAAAATACTCGGTGTAAAAATCTAATAATTTGGGGACACAATACTTAATTATTAAAGGCAATAAAAGGTATGGCTAGAATAGCTAGTGTAGTGTCCCTTACAGATCTTTGCATTTGAAATCCCTATTTGAGCCGAATTCAAGGAACGACGACGAAGGCATATCCTCTGTGTTATGTCTAGCCGGAGTGACGCTGAAGTTGGCTCAAAGAGGGTTTTCCCGAAGGGCTGGGCTCTTTTGCCCATCTTCTGCGTTGCTCGTCGCTTATTCGCCTCGGCGAACCTCGCTCCTCGCGCCTTGAAGATAGCCAAAATATCTCCAGCAAATGTAAAGATCTGTAAGGGACACTACACTAGAGTGATTGTGGAAAATACTCCGCATCATATTGTACAAAGGGGCAATCGCTGTCAAAAAGTATTTTTCAGCGAAAAAGATAAAGAACTCTATTTAAAAATACTTAAGCAGCAGTCTTCTGAAACAGGAATTAAAATCTGGGCATATTGTTTAATGGATAATCATGTTCATATAATAGCGGTGCCATTAAATGAAAAAAGTTTATCAATTGGCATCGGGAAAACGCATATGAAATATACTAGAACAATTAATAAACGCGAAGGATGGAAAGGATTTCTATGGCAGGGACGATTTATGTCAAATCCTTTAGATGAAAAATATCTTTATGCAGCAGTTCGTTATGTTGAAAATAATCCGGTGAGGGCAGGACTCGTTAGAAATGCCGAA from Elusimicrobiota bacterium carries:
- a CDS encoding transposase; the protein is MENTPHHIVQRGNRCQKVFFSEKDKELYLKILKQQSSETGIKIWAYCLMDNHVHIIAVPLNEKSLSIGIGKTHMKYTRTINKREGWKGFLWQGRFMSNPLDEKYLYAAVRYVENNPVRAGLVRNAEDYKWSSARAHVKKEKNILLENNFMNEEIKNWAAYLSEEDNQNDLEYLRKCINTGRPLGSEEYVKKIENKTGRILFKKKPGPKNN
- a CDS encoding ParA family protein — encoded protein: YFGEKVYDTKIPRAVRLAEAPSYGKPIILYDRYSKGTEAYVCLAKEFLKRQS
- a CDS encoding ParB/RepB/Spo0J family partition protein — encoded protein: MVHKALGRGLGSLIPGAEKGAARSFLEQGIKIHIDRIKPNRNQPRERFDETKLRELSESIEKHGLAQPILVTPSKIPGEYELIAGERRLRACRMAGLKEVWSVVRNTPEDKRFQLSLIENIQRENLNPIEEGKAYKKLMDDFDHTQEELSKLVAKDRAVIANTLRLLNLPEDIQESIAEGLISAGHGRMLAGISDEEKQKHLAEKIVKEKLTVREIERLIAEWKAGKIKGSRKSRKAEPELKYLAEELQRKLGTKINISGTSKKGKIGIHYYSLEELERITKILGVKI